Proteins encoded by one window of Vallitalea okinawensis:
- a CDS encoding beta-mannosidase: MKQIILNGEWLFRKATETEWINAEVPGSVCKDLLRVGLLENPFYRDNEWTTYEVLKNDFVYEKAFEVSQDFLTMDQLNLVCQGLDTVVDIYLNNQLLAQVDNMHRTYKFNVKDYLIAGENKIKFYFHSMINYALKKHEENPIYDASDTVSGFEQVRKAHCMYGWDWGPKLPDMGIFRDIEIVGYNQAELEDVYIVQNHEENRVQLDLLVHTKRLNNSPLNCTVNVTSPSGEIMTAVRALKEEKEKLSIEISSPELWWPNGYGQQPLYDVEVILKNEDETLDTYECRVGLRTLSVKQEKDEWGQSFEFEINGLSIFAMGANYIPEDSIITRCNKERTRKLLEQCIEVNFNCIRTWGGGYFLDDYFYELCDEMGLIVWQDLLFACAPYLLTDDFIENIKKETEDNIKRLRNHPCIGLWCGNNELEWGWTDWDMGFGTDPKLKANYIKQFEYILPEVAKEHDPNRFYWIASPSSGGSFDHPNDENRGDVHYWEVWHRLKPFKEYRKYYFRFCSEFGFQSFPCLKTVESFTLPEDRNIFSYVMENHQKNGQANGRILGYLAQTFKYPKNFDSLLYTSQLLQAEAIKYGVEHWRRNRNRCMGAIYWQLNDCWPVASWASIDYYGRWKALHYFAKRFFAPIMLSVEDTDSIVRFAVANETLDTFKGQIKWYLRKNNGEVLDSDTIDAEVKQLSSKYMDSLDFSNDLLTKEERFSTYMDYYLICDDQIIGSGSTLFTEPKYFKFLDPKISFEVIDNGQDFTLSFKTINYAKYIEIDFKDMDIVLEDNYFDMNKDIGRIINVSKDTLPENINREWLSDHICIRSIYDMSQ, translated from the coding sequence ATGAAACAAATCATCTTGAACGGTGAGTGGCTTTTTAGAAAAGCTACTGAAACAGAGTGGATAAATGCAGAAGTACCGGGATCAGTTTGTAAAGATCTATTAAGAGTAGGATTATTAGAGAATCCATTCTATAGAGATAATGAATGGACTACCTATGAGGTATTAAAAAATGATTTCGTATATGAAAAAGCATTTGAAGTAAGTCAAGATTTCCTTACTATGGACCAATTAAACTTAGTATGTCAAGGTCTCGATACAGTGGTTGATATTTATTTAAATAATCAGTTATTAGCTCAGGTCGATAACATGCATCGAACCTATAAGTTTAATGTGAAAGATTACTTAATTGCTGGTGAAAATAAAATAAAATTCTATTTCCATTCAATGATCAACTATGCGTTAAAAAAGCATGAAGAGAATCCAATTTATGATGCATCAGATACGGTAAGTGGTTTTGAACAAGTCCGAAAGGCTCATTGCATGTATGGATGGGATTGGGGTCCAAAATTACCGGATATGGGCATATTTAGAGATATAGAAATAGTAGGCTATAATCAAGCTGAATTAGAAGATGTTTATATTGTTCAAAATCACGAAGAAAATAGAGTACAACTGGATTTACTTGTTCATACAAAAAGATTAAATAACAGCCCTTTAAATTGTACAGTCAATGTGACATCACCAAGTGGCGAAATAATGACGGCGGTAAGGGCGTTAAAAGAGGAAAAGGAAAAACTATCTATTGAAATCTCATCCCCAGAATTATGGTGGCCTAATGGCTATGGACAGCAACCTCTATACGATGTGGAAGTTATATTAAAAAATGAGGATGAAACTCTTGATACATATGAATGTCGAGTAGGCTTAAGGACCCTATCTGTCAAGCAAGAAAAAGATGAGTGGGGTCAATCCTTTGAATTTGAGATTAATGGACTATCAATTTTTGCAATGGGGGCTAACTATATCCCAGAAGATAGTATTATAACGAGATGTAATAAAGAGAGAACAAGAAAACTGCTTGAGCAATGTATTGAAGTCAATTTTAACTGTATTCGTACATGGGGCGGCGGCTACTTCTTAGATGATTATTTTTATGAGCTATGTGATGAAATGGGATTGATTGTATGGCAAGATTTACTCTTTGCTTGTGCACCCTATTTATTGACAGATGATTTTATTGAAAATATTAAAAAAGAAACAGAAGATAATATCAAACGATTGAGGAATCATCCCTGTATAGGATTATGGTGCGGAAATAATGAATTAGAGTGGGGATGGACAGACTGGGATATGGGATTTGGTACAGATCCTAAATTAAAGGCGAATTATATTAAGCAATTTGAATATATATTACCTGAAGTAGCGAAAGAACATGATCCTAATAGATTCTATTGGATTGCTTCACCTTCTTCAGGTGGATCTTTTGATCATCCAAATGATGAAAACAGAGGTGATGTTCATTATTGGGAAGTGTGGCATCGATTAAAACCCTTTAAAGAGTATCGTAAATATTACTTTAGATTCTGCTCTGAGTTTGGATTCCAATCATTTCCATGTCTGAAAACAGTTGAATCGTTTACGCTGCCTGAAGACAGAAACATTTTTTCTTATGTCATGGAAAATCATCAAAAGAATGGCCAAGCTAATGGTAGAATTTTAGGGTACTTAGCTCAAACCTTTAAATATCCTAAGAACTTTGATTCTTTACTTTATACTTCACAATTACTACAAGCAGAGGCTATTAAATACGGTGTTGAGCACTGGAGAAGAAATAGAAATAGATGTATGGGAGCGATATATTGGCAATTAAACGACTGTTGGCCTGTAGCCTCTTGGGCTAGTATTGATTATTACGGGAGATGGAAAGCATTACATTACTTTGCAAAAAGATTTTTTGCTCCTATCATGTTATCTGTAGAAGATACCGACTCAATAGTTCGCTTTGCAGTTGCTAATGAAACACTTGATACTTTTAAAGGTCAGATAAAATGGTATTTAAGAAAGAATAATGGTGAAGTATTAGACAGTGATACAATTGATGCTGAAGTTAAGCAATTATCATCTAAATATATGGATTCATTAGACTTTAGTAATGACCTTTTAACAAAAGAAGAGAGGTTCTCTACCTATATGGATTATTATTTAATATGCGATGATCAAATTATAGGTAGTGGTAGTACCCTATTTACTGAACCTAAATATTTTAAATTCTTAGATCCCAAAATTTCATTTGAAGTCA